The proteins below are encoded in one region of Winogradskyella helgolandensis:
- a CDS encoding DUF6341 family protein yields the protein MSDFFNGIADLFVNVLFAPFDALKALELESWFAANIMSWIFMFIGIVAFVYWMLQLKKFNDNNEEDKSISSHSFL from the coding sequence ATGAGTGATTTCTTTAACGGAATAGCGGATTTATTTGTAAACGTGTTATTTGCTCCATTTGATGCACTTAAAGCATTAGAGTTAGAAAGCTGGTTTGCTGCTAATATTATGTCGTGGATATTTATGTTTATTGGCATCGTTGCATTTGTGTATTGGATGCTACAGCTTAAAAAATTCAATGATAATAATGAAGAAGACAAAAGTATATCTTCACATTCTTTTCTATAA
- a CDS encoding DUF6427 family protein, with translation MITSVFNKSKPINFIIVAVYVSLLFVITNYNLLFSDLNTSLATLFKWVITLFLVFLIDFIVSKNNLTQRNSYAIMTFGLLFGMFPEAMMHTNILLANLFIFFALRRLISLHSILHVKKKLFDAAFWIVLAALFYFWAILFFALVIVALIYHSQNDFKNVIIPFMGAATVIILLLVYNILVDDVYLKPTNFKRYASLDFTAYDSKENILKLTVLFTSYVWTLVYFFKNIPDKNKKLKPSYFLIAWASIIAILVAIIAPTKNGSEFLFLFAPFSIIMANYIEVISERWFKEVFVALLVIAPIVGLLL, from the coding sequence ATGATTACAAGTGTTTTTAATAAATCTAAGCCCATAAACTTCATAATTGTTGCGGTTTATGTTTCCCTTTTATTTGTAATTACGAACTACAACTTACTTTTTTCGGACCTAAACACGTCTTTAGCAACGCTTTTTAAATGGGTGATTACGTTGTTTTTAGTTTTTTTAATTGACTTTATTGTCTCTAAAAATAATCTAACCCAAAGAAATAGTTACGCTATTATGACTTTTGGTTTATTGTTTGGGATGTTTCCAGAAGCAATGATGCACACAAATATATTGCTGGCTAACCTGTTTATCTTTTTTGCTTTAAGACGATTGATAAGCTTGCATTCTATCCTTCACGTTAAAAAGAAGTTGTTTGATGCGGCCTTCTGGATTGTATTAGCGGCTTTATTCTATTTCTGGGCGATTCTGTTTTTTGCTTTAGTAATTGTAGCACTAATTTACCATTCTCAAAACGATTTTAAGAACGTTATTATTCCTTTCATGGGTGCAGCAACAGTTATAATATTACTTTTAGTATATAATATTTTAGTGGATGATGTGTACTTAAAACCTACTAATTTTAAACGGTATGCAAGTTTAGATTTTACAGCTTATGATAGTAAAGAAAATATTCTAAAACTCACAGTGTTATTTACATCGTATGTATGGACGCTTGTTTACTTTTTTAAAAATATTCCAGATAAAAATAAGAAATTAAAACCCTCTTATTTCTTAATCGCTTGGGCTTCTATAATTGCTATTTTAGTGGCTATTATAGCGCCTACAAAAAACGGAAGTGAATTTCTGTTTTTATTTGCTCCCTTTTCAATAATAATGGCAAACTATATTGAAGTGATTTCAGAACGTTGGTTTAAGGAAGTTTTTGTAGCGCTTTTAGTCATTGCACCCATTGTGGGTTTATTGTTGTAA
- the upp gene encoding uracil phosphoribosyltransferase, translated as MQIHNLSETPSILNTFMSELRDKTIQKDSMRFRRNIERIGEIMGYELSKSLQFETHNIETPLGASETVLHKKDIVLCSILRAGVPLHNGLLNYFDAAENAFISAYRHHKHDPESFEIIVEYLACPSLEGKTLILADPMLATGQSMLATFEALKPFGTPKDIHLVSIIGAQEGVDYVSNAFDADVKLWIAAIDDSLNEKGYIIPGLGDAGDLAFGNKLQQ; from the coding sequence ATGCAAATTCATAACCTTTCTGAAACGCCTTCAATCTTAAATACTTTTATGTCTGAACTAAGAGATAAAACAATTCAAAAAGACAGTATGCGCTTTAGAAGAAATATAGAACGTATTGGCGAAATTATGGGTTATGAATTAAGTAAATCGCTTCAGTTTGAAACTCATAATATTGAAACGCCTTTGGGAGCTTCTGAAACCGTTTTACATAAAAAAGACATTGTGCTATGTTCCATTTTAAGAGCGGGTGTTCCTCTTCATAATGGATTACTTAATTATTTTGATGCTGCGGAGAATGCTTTTATTTCAGCTTATAGACATCATAAGCACGATCCTGAAAGCTTTGAAATTATAGTAGAATATTTAGCTTGCCCTAGTTTAGAGGGTAAAACATTAATATTAGCTGATCCTATGTTAGCCACAGGACAATCAATGCTTGCAACATTTGAAGCTTTAAAACCCTTTGGCACTCCTAAAGACATTCATCTAGTAAGTATTATTGGTGCTCAAGAAGGTGTTGATTACGTGTCTAATGCTTTTGATGCTGATGTTAAACTTTGGATTGCTGCTATAGATGATAGTTTAAATGAAAAAGGATATATTATTCCAGGATTAGGTGATGCCGGTGATTTAGCCTTTGGAAACAAGTTACAACAATAA
- a CDS encoding DUF4254 domain-containing protein has product MFSQKANAIFQEVIETYKVLDTVDQPFTNKYDKNDDLIAHLLYRKSWIDTVQWAYEDIIRDPNIDPVAALKLKRMIDASNQDRTDTVEYIDSYFLNKYKDVTVKPDAKINSESPAWAIDRLSILALKIYHMHLETVRDDASDAHKAACQTKLNVLLEQRVDLSTAIDDMLNDISNGDKYMKVYKQMKMYNDNELNPVLRGQK; this is encoded by the coding sequence ATGTTTTCACAAAAAGCAAACGCTATATTTCAAGAGGTTATTGAGACTTATAAAGTTTTAGATACCGTAGATCAGCCTTTTACAAACAAGTATGATAAAAACGATGATCTTATTGCGCATTTATTATATAGAAAATCTTGGATAGATACTGTTCAATGGGCTTACGAAGATATTATTAGAGATCCAAACATCGATCCGGTAGCAGCTTTAAAGTTGAAACGAATGATTGATGCCTCTAACCAAGATAGAACGGATACGGTTGAATATATCGATAGTTATTTTTTAAATAAATACAAAGACGTAACCGTAAAACCAGATGCTAAAATCAATTCTGAAAGTCCAGCTTGGGCAATCGATCGTTTGTCAATTTTAGCACTAAAAATTTATCACATGCACCTCGAAACTGTAAGAGATGATGCTAGTGATGCACATAAAGCAGCGTGCCAAACAAAACTTAATGTTTTATTAGAACAGCGTGTAGATTTAAGCACTGCGATAGACGATATGCTTAACGATATTTCAAATGGAGATAAGTACATGAAAGTTTATAAGCAAATGAAAATGTACAATGATAATGAACTAAACCCTGTTTTGAGGGGACAGAAATAG
- a CDS encoding glycosyltransferase family 9 protein: MQKPKHILVLRFSAMGDVAMTVPILRALTTQYPELKITVVTRSFFKPFFQDLENVTVYEPDFKGKHKGVLGLYKLSKELKALNFDAVADLHNVLRSKILKFFFFGKKVVQLDKGRAEKKALTTGQLFRQLKTTHQRYADVFEALGYSIEVLQPVFPNPKQLSEKLNGFISNKDFKTIGIAPFAAHESKMYPLAQMERVIEALSKEYNIILFGGGNKEIQILNDLEAKFQSVKSVAGKLNLEEELLLISNLDLMLAMDSGNAHMAAMLGKKVITIWGVTHPFAGFAPFNQPIDFALTADREDFPLIPTSIYGNKFPDGYKNAAGSVSEVEIISKIKAVI, encoded by the coding sequence ATGCAAAAACCAAAACACATACTTGTCCTTAGGTTTTCTGCAATGGGAGATGTTGCAATGACAGTTCCTATTTTGCGAGCATTGACAACACAGTATCCCGAATTAAAAATAACAGTCGTTACAAGATCCTTTTTTAAACCCTTTTTTCAAGATTTAGAAAATGTAACCGTTTATGAACCTGATTTTAAAGGCAAGCATAAAGGTGTTTTAGGGCTTTATAAATTATCTAAAGAACTTAAAGCATTAAATTTTGATGCTGTAGCTGATCTGCATAATGTTCTACGTAGTAAAATTTTAAAGTTTTTTTTCTTCGGAAAAAAAGTGGTGCAATTAGATAAAGGTCGAGCCGAAAAAAAAGCGCTTACGACTGGTCAATTATTTCGGCAATTAAAAACCACACACCAACGCTATGCTGATGTTTTTGAAGCTTTGGGATATTCCATAGAGGTATTACAACCTGTATTTCCAAATCCAAAACAATTATCAGAAAAATTAAATGGTTTTATTTCAAATAAAGATTTCAAAACTATTGGAATTGCACCTTTTGCAGCACACGAAAGTAAGATGTATCCTTTAGCTCAAATGGAACGTGTTATTGAGGCGCTTTCTAAAGAGTACAACATCATTTTATTCGGTGGAGGAAACAAAGAAATTCAGATTTTAAATGACCTTGAAGCAAAGTTCCAAAGCGTAAAATCTGTAGCAGGAAAGTTAAATTTAGAAGAAGAACTACTTCTTATTTCAAATTTAGATCTCATGCTCGCTATGGATTCTGGTAATGCACACATGGCTGCAATGTTGGGTAAAAAAGTAATTACAATTTGGGGTGTAACGCATCCTTTTGCTGGTTTTGCACCTTTCAATCAGCCTATAGATTTTGCGCTTACCGCAGACAGAGAAGATTTTCCTTTAATACCTACCTCTATTTACGGTAATAAATTCCCTGATGGTTATAAGAATGCAGCTGGTAGTGTTTCTGAAGTAGAAATCATTTCAAAAATTAAAGCAGTTATATAA
- a CDS encoding ferredoxin--NADP reductase, with amino-acid sequence MSHFHSLTIKSVDKVTDSSVAITFDIPENLKEKFSFKAGQYITLKTTINGEDIRRDYSICASQNSGNVTVAVKAVEGGTFSVYANTILKAGDVLEVAEPNGRFVFEANAAKTRTIAAFVAGSGITPVLSIAKTLLEEEPFSNFILVYGNKTLSDAMFIEELLQLKKQYANRFHAHFIYSQSQETDALFGRIEKSTVNLIVKNKYKGVTIENFYLCGPEQMIHTVKDVLIENGVKEKAIKFELFTAPVEAGSDIATDLPSGETKIKVVVDEEEFEFNMSQKQTILEAALKQDIDAPYSCQGGICSSCIAKVTEGTAEMRQNNILTDSEVAEGLILTCQAHPTSTTVAVDYDDV; translated from the coding sequence ATGTCACATTTTCATTCACTCACTATAAAATCAGTTGATAAAGTAACGGACAGTTCAGTAGCCATTACCTTTGACATCCCTGAGAACCTTAAGGAAAAATTTAGCTTTAAAGCCGGACAATATATTACCTTAAAAACTACTATTAATGGCGAAGACATCCGTAGAGATTATTCTATCTGTGCGTCTCAAAATAGCGGAAACGTTACTGTTGCTGTAAAAGCTGTTGAAGGTGGAACATTTTCTGTTTACGCCAACACTATCTTAAAAGCAGGTGATGTATTAGAGGTTGCAGAACCAAATGGTCGTTTTGTATTTGAAGCTAATGCTGCCAAAACCAGAACTATTGCTGCCTTTGTTGCCGGAAGCGGAATTACTCCAGTGCTTAGTATTGCTAAAACTCTTTTAGAGGAAGAACCGTTTAGTAATTTCATATTAGTTTATGGTAACAAAACGTTATCTGACGCGATGTTCATTGAAGAATTATTGCAACTAAAAAAACAATATGCTAACCGTTTTCATGCCCATTTTATTTACAGTCAATCACAAGAAACTGATGCCTTATTTGGACGCATCGAAAAAAGCACAGTAAACCTCATCGTTAAAAATAAATACAAAGGAGTTACGATTGAAAACTTCTACCTCTGTGGTCCAGAACAAATGATTCATACCGTTAAAGATGTTTTAATCGAAAATGGTGTAAAGGAAAAAGCGATTAAATTTGAATTATTTACAGCTCCTGTTGAAGCGGGTTCTGATATTGCTACTGATTTACCTTCAGGTGAAACAAAAATCAAAGTGGTGGTTGATGAAGAGGAATTCGAATTCAATATGTCACAAAAACAAACGATTCTTGAAGCCGCTTTAAAACAAGATATCGATGCCCCTTATTCTTGTCAAGGAGGAATTTGTAGTAGTTGTATTGCTAAGGTTACAGAAGGTACTGCCGAAATGCGTCAGAATAATATTTTAACAGATAGCGAAGTTGCTGAAGGATTAATTTTGACTTGCCAAGCGCATCCTACATCAACTACCGTGGCTGTTGATTATGATGACGTTTAA
- a CDS encoding PadR family transcriptional regulator, whose translation MSNSKLYKGSLTTIILKLLNEHDKMYGYEITQKVKALTQGELKITEGALYPALHKLEAEGLLDVEVAKVDNRLRKYYKLTETGTKETVNKLEELAEYIKTMQAIVNPKLA comes from the coding sequence ATGAGTAATTCAAAATTATATAAAGGAAGTTTAACAACCATCATTTTAAAGCTATTAAATGAGCATGATAAAATGTATGGTTACGAGATTACCCAAAAGGTAAAGGCACTGACACAAGGAGAACTTAAAATCACAGAAGGTGCCTTATATCCGGCATTACATAAGTTAGAAGCGGAAGGTTTGCTAGATGTTGAGGTCGCAAAAGTGGATAACCGACTGCGAAAATATTACAAACTCACCGAAACAGGAACCAAAGAAACCGTTAATAAGCTTGAAGAATTAGCAGAGTACATTAAAACGATGCAAGCTATAGTGAATCCAAAACTAGCTTAG
- a CDS encoding DUF5687 family protein, with translation MIKHFLNLEWKQYFRSSYWQKNMVINILMVFFALYFVVSFAALGFGLFFLLRKAFPDQDPFIIANNYLFYWIIGDLLMRFFLQKLPVMSVKPLLTLPIKRSTVVNYVLGKSAVSFFNFLPLFAIIPFSIILIGEGYDTSMILTWMFTMIVVVLIINFINFIIEAFSASSELSFLPIVAIVGVLFTLNYFGILPLTTLIGSGFLAIAGNPILVLIPIAILVACYIFNFKILREKLFLDSSLKSKVTEVNASDLSWTERFGDIAPFMKLDLKLIWRNKRTKSMAMLLVVGVLYGLFFYPQPQFLKMEFMYAFIGIFSTGFFLINFGQFIPAWDSGYYKLLMSQNIKYEQYLRSKFILMVISVVLLFVLGIPYVYFGYKILIAHFAAAIYNIGVNTHVILYGGSFNRKKIDLDKKAAFNYQGTGAVQWIIGIPLMLIPMALFGVINWLVGFEAASALLILLGVAGIVFHKKLMKGITKRYLDSKYKMIDAFSQDN, from the coding sequence ATGATAAAACATTTTCTCAATCTTGAATGGAAACAATATTTTCGTTCGTCGTATTGGCAAAAAAATATGGTCATCAATATCTTAATGGTATTTTTTGCGCTTTATTTTGTTGTTTCTTTTGCCGCATTAGGATTCGGATTGTTCTTTTTACTAAGGAAGGCATTTCCAGATCAAGACCCATTTATCATCGCAAACAACTATCTGTTTTATTGGATTATTGGAGATTTGCTAATGCGATTCTTTTTGCAAAAGCTTCCTGTAATGAGTGTGAAACCCTTATTAACGCTTCCCATAAAGCGTTCAACAGTGGTGAATTATGTTTTAGGAAAATCGGCAGTATCATTTTTTAACTTTCTGCCCTTATTTGCTATTATTCCGTTTAGTATCATCTTAATCGGAGAAGGTTATGATACGTCAATGATATTAACATGGATGTTTACAATGATTGTTGTAGTGCTTATTATAAATTTCATAAACTTTATAATTGAAGCATTTTCGGCTAGTTCTGAATTATCATTTTTGCCTATAGTTGCGATTGTAGGAGTGCTATTTACTTTAAATTATTTTGGAATCTTACCATTAACAACATTAATTGGTAGTGGATTCTTGGCTATTGCAGGTAATCCAATTTTGGTTTTAATTCCTATAGCGATCTTAGTTGCATGCTACATTTTCAACTTTAAAATTTTAAGAGAGAAGCTGTTTTTAGATAGCTCTTTAAAATCTAAAGTTACAGAAGTTAATGCTTCAGACTTATCATGGACAGAACGTTTTGGTGACATTGCACCATTTATGAAACTCGATTTAAAATTGATTTGGAGAAACAAACGAACCAAATCAATGGCTATGCTGTTAGTGGTTGGTGTGCTTTACGGCTTGTTCTTTTATCCACAGCCACAGTTTTTGAAAATGGAATTTATGTATGCCTTTATCGGAATATTTTCTACGGGATTCTTCCTTATTAATTTCGGGCAATTCATTCCGGCTTGGGATAGTGGTTACTACAAATTACTAATGAGCCAAAATATTAAATACGAGCAATATTTACGTTCAAAATTTATCTTAATGGTTATAAGTGTGGTGCTTCTTTTTGTATTGGGAATTCCTTATGTGTATTTCGGATATAAAATTTTAATTGCCCATTTTGCCGCAGCTATTTATAACATTGGTGTTAATACTCATGTTATTCTTTATGGTGGATCATTCAATAGAAAAAAGATTGATTTAGATAAAAAAGCAGCCTTTAACTATCAAGGGACAGGAGCTGTACAATGGATCATCGGAATTCCGTTAATGTTAATTCCAATGGCTTTATTTGGGGTGATCAATTGGCTTGTTGGTTTTGAAGCCGCATCAGCTTTATTAATCCTTCTAGGTGTTGCAGGTATTGTGTTTCATAAGAAATTAATGAAAGGCATTACTAAACGATATCTCGATTCAAAATACAAAATGATTGACGCCTTTAGTCAAGATAACTAA
- a CDS encoding ABC transporter ATP-binding protein: MIYTKDLSKTYNGTTVLKIEELTIPKGQSFGLVGNNGAGKTTYFSLLLDLIKPTTGSITSNNVVVDESEDWKPFTSSFIDESFLIGYLTPEEYFYFIGELRGQNKADVDTLTSKFEDFFNGEIIGKKKYLRDLSKGNQKKAGIVAALIGHPEVIILDEPFANLDPTTQIRLKQIIKDLAEKQGVTVLVSSHDLTHVTDVCERIVVLEKGNVIKDLETNPATLKELEAHFGSTAMASQEEE, translated from the coding sequence ATGATATATACAAAAGACCTTTCAAAAACATATAACGGAACAACCGTTCTAAAGATTGAAGAATTAACCATTCCTAAAGGCCAAAGTTTTGGTTTGGTAGGGAATAATGGAGCAGGAAAAACAACGTATTTTAGTTTGCTTCTCGATTTAATTAAACCTACCACAGGAAGTATCACTAGTAATAATGTTGTTGTAGATGAAAGTGAAGATTGGAAACCATTTACATCATCATTTATTGATGAAAGCTTTTTAATTGGCTATTTAACACCAGAAGAATATTTCTATTTCATAGGAGAACTTCGTGGTCAGAATAAAGCCGATGTAGATACGTTAACATCAAAGTTTGAAGATTTCTTTAACGGAGAAATCATTGGAAAGAAAAAATATCTTAGAGATTTAAGTAAAGGAAATCAAAAGAAAGCAGGTATTGTGGCGGCACTTATTGGTCATCCGGAAGTTATTATTTTAGATGAACCCTTTGCTAATTTAGATCCAACAACTCAAATACGACTAAAACAAATCATTAAAGACTTAGCCGAAAAACAAGGAGTTACTGTTTTAGTATCTAGTCACGATCTAACCCACGTTACAGATGTTTGTGAGCGTATCGTTGTATTAGAAAAGGGAAATGTGATTAAAGATTTAGAAACCAATCCTGCCACGTTGAAGGAATTAGAGGCGCATTTTGGAAGCACTGCCATGGCTTCTCAAGAAGAGGAATAA
- the porW gene encoding type IX secretion system periplasmic lipoprotein PorW/SprE, with the protein MLTQSCSRKKDKFINRNFHAMGTKYNVLYNGNIALERGKDGVNNEFTENFWDLLPVERMNVSEDIFLPGQTKNADFERAEEKAIKAIQVHGMNIDGKEKNTQIDEAYLLLGQARYFDQRFVPAMAAFNNILNKYPTSDKINQVKIWREKTSMRLDNDAGAIEKLKRLLKEEEIEGQDLADATAALAQAYINIKSKDSALAQLAIAAENTKVKREKARYHFIKGQLYNEFGKKDSANIEFDAIIDMHRQIPRSFYINAHIEKSNNFDALNGDQIEFEEYLTELEENRENRPFLDKIYYRIAEYHRNNTSDSISEVYYNKSLRKTTSDKYLRALSYETLGNMYFDRNVYKTAGAYYDSTMTAMVVNTKPYRIIKKKRENLDDVIYYEGIAQTNDSILRMVSLPKSEQLALYTKYAEDLQLKALEAQKQQEEALERQKNQAAPATGLDQNNKTASRSLRTPPGTSRVTPSSGIGNSASSFYFYNTTTVAYGKNEFLKLWGERKLQDNWRFNDQRADIENTTKEDELADITIKDKRFDPETYLASLPTRQSEIDSIATERNYAYYQLGIIYKEKFKEFQLAKSKLENLLINNPEDRLILPSKYNLYRIYIELGLNQKAEAMKIAIIQDYPESRYAEILLNPQSELSKDENSPEAIYTKLYKQFENEDYEGVITEAEAQIKRFEGDDFVPKFEILKASAKGRLYGFEAYKEGINYIALTYANTEEGKKAQEILKDAIPVLAKKEFVSDDDADKFNVIFQFENNSGEDIEAFITTLNEEVAKIEYFDLTVSKDLYDKNTTFVVVHGLKSINGAKGFGELLKSEEKDKRGRVIKPKITRPYFAISSPNYAIIQRHKNLIAYLELQ; encoded by the coding sequence ATGCTTACCCAAAGTTGTTCGCGTAAAAAGGATAAATTCATTAACAGAAATTTTCACGCTATGGGCACAAAATACAATGTGCTTTATAACGGAAATATTGCATTAGAACGAGGAAAAGATGGAGTGAACAATGAGTTCACAGAAAACTTCTGGGACCTTTTGCCTGTGGAGCGCATGAATGTGTCCGAAGATATCTTTCTACCAGGACAAACCAAAAATGCCGATTTTGAACGCGCCGAAGAAAAAGCGATAAAAGCGATTCAGGTGCACGGAATGAATATTGACGGAAAAGAAAAAAATACGCAGATAGATGAGGCGTATTTACTTTTAGGACAAGCACGTTATTTTGATCAGCGTTTTGTACCAGCAATGGCTGCTTTCAACAATATTTTAAATAAATATCCAACAAGCGATAAAATTAATCAAGTTAAAATCTGGCGCGAAAAAACGAGTATGCGCTTAGATAATGATGCTGGTGCTATAGAGAAACTGAAACGCTTGTTAAAAGAAGAAGAAATTGAAGGGCAAGATTTAGCAGATGCTACAGCAGCTTTGGCCCAAGCTTATATCAATATAAAATCTAAAGACAGTGCATTAGCTCAGCTCGCTATTGCAGCTGAGAACACAAAGGTTAAAAGAGAAAAAGCGCGTTACCATTTTATTAAAGGGCAATTGTATAATGAATTCGGAAAAAAAGATAGTGCTAATATAGAATTTGATGCTATTATAGATATGCATCGTCAAATACCAAGATCATTTTATATCAATGCGCATATCGAAAAATCAAATAATTTTGATGCATTAAACGGTGATCAAATTGAGTTTGAAGAATACCTTACAGAATTAGAAGAAAACAGAGAAAACAGACCGTTTCTAGATAAAATTTATTACCGTATTGCAGAGTATCATCGCAATAATACATCAGATAGCATTTCTGAAGTATATTACAATAAATCACTTAGAAAAACAACCTCAGATAAGTATTTAAGAGCGCTTAGTTATGAAACTTTGGGGAACATGTATTTTGATAGAAATGTTTATAAAACCGCAGGAGCGTATTACGATAGTACAATGACAGCAATGGTTGTCAACACAAAGCCCTACCGAATTATAAAAAAGAAGCGCGAAAATCTTGATGATGTTATATATTATGAAGGTATTGCGCAAACCAATGATAGTATTTTAAGAATGGTAAGTTTGCCAAAATCGGAGCAATTAGCACTCTATACAAAATACGCAGAAGATCTTCAGCTAAAAGCTTTAGAGGCACAAAAGCAACAAGAAGAAGCTTTAGAAAGACAAAAAAATCAGGCAGCTCCAGCGACAGGATTAGATCAAAATAATAAAACAGCTTCAAGAAGTTTAAGAACTCCACCAGGAACCTCTAGAGTGACTCCTTCTAGCGGAATAGGCAATAGTGCTAGTAGCTTTTATTTTTATAATACAACTACCGTAGCTTATGGTAAAAATGAATTTTTAAAACTTTGGGGAGAACGTAAACTACAGGATAATTGGAGATTTAATGACCAACGAGCGGATATTGAGAATACGACAAAAGAAGATGAGTTAGCAGATATAACGATTAAAGACAAACGTTTTGACCCTGAAACCTATTTGGCGTCATTGCCAACACGTCAAAGTGAAATTGATAGCATTGCTACAGAACGAAACTATGCGTATTATCAATTAGGAATTATTTATAAAGAAAAATTTAAAGAGTTTCAACTTGCAAAATCTAAGCTAGAAAATCTTTTAATAAACAATCCTGAAGACCGATTAATATTACCTTCAAAATATAACCTGTACCGTATTTATATAGAATTAGGATTAAATCAAAAGGCAGAAGCTATGAAAATAGCGATTATCCAAGACTATCCGGAATCGCGCTATGCTGAAATTCTATTAAATCCACAATCCGAATTATCTAAGGATGAAAACAGTCCTGAAGCCATTTATACAAAACTCTACAAACAATTCGAAAACGAAGATTATGAAGGCGTAATTACGGAAGCTGAAGCGCAGATTAAAAGATTTGAAGGTGACGATTTTGTGCCAAAGTTTGAAATCTTAAAAGCCTCGGCTAAAGGGCGGCTTTATGGCTTTGAAGCTTATAAAGAAGGGATTAACTATATTGCATTAACTTATGCCAATACTGAAGAAGGTAAAAAAGCACAAGAAATTTTAAAAGATGCCATTCCTGTTTTAGCAAAAAAGGAATTTGTATCAGATGATGATGCGGATAAATTCAATGTGATATTTCAATTTGAAAATAATTCAGGTGAAGATATCGAAGCCTTTATTACGACTTTAAACGAGGAAGTAGCGAAAATAGAATACTTTGATCTTACGGTATCAAAAGACCTTTACGATAAAAATACAACCTTTGTGGTAGTGCATGGTCTTAAAAGTATTAATGGGGCAAAGGGATTTGGAGAATTGCTTAAATCAGAAGAAAAAGATAAAAGAGGACGTGTTATAAAACCAAAAATTACCCGACCTTACTTTGCTATTTCGTCGCCAAATTATGCGATTATCCAACGGCATAAAAACTTAATCGCGTATTTAGAATTACAGTAA
- a CDS encoding bactofilin family protein, translating to MFSPDRKKQKDQSTMESTTQQNIIAQGTKIVGDIASQGPFRIDGTVEGNVKTSGKVVVGKSGYIKGTLQGENADFEGKFSGKLILSGTLSLKSTAHIEGEVHITKLAVEPGATFNATCSMKGTVKSLSEPVKQQSTQAQSVQSK from the coding sequence ATGTTTTCTCCAGACAGAAAAAAACAAAAAGACCAATCAACTATGGAATCAACTACGCAACAAAATATTATAGCGCAAGGCACTAAAATTGTAGGTGACATTGCAAGCCAAGGCCCATTTAGAATTGACGGAACTGTTGAAGGTAACGTAAAGACTTCTGGTAAAGTGGTGGTAGGAAAATCAGGTTATATAAAAGGTACTTTACAAGGTGAAAATGCTGATTTTGAAGGTAAATTTTCAGGTAAGCTTATATTATCTGGAACATTATCATTAAAATCCACAGCACATATTGAAGGTGAGGTTCATATTACCAAATTAGCCGTTGAGCCAGGAGCAACGTTTAATGCGACTTGTAGTATGAAAGGGACAGTTAAATCATTATCTGAGCCCGTTAAGCAGCAATCTACACAAGCTCAAAGTGTCCAAAGCAAATAA
- a CDS encoding AtpZ/AtpI family protein: MSKANKGPNKFIRFTSVAFQMGGTIFLGNYLGQWLDAKYDKDYLETTITLLSVFLSMYLVISQVIKMSKEDD; the protein is encoded by the coding sequence GTGTCCAAAGCAAATAAAGGGCCTAACAAGTTTATTAGGTTTACATCTGTGGCGTTTCAAATGGGAGGCACTATTTTTCTTGGAAATTATTTAGGTCAATGGCTAGATGCAAAGTATGACAAGGATTATTTAGAAACTACAATAACACTCCTTTCAGTTTTTCTGTCCATGTATTTGGTAATTTCTCAAGTTATTAAAATGTCTAAAGAAGATGATTAA